The Streptomyces sp. cg36 genomic interval ACACTCTGGTCAGCCGGGGGAAATCGCGCAACGCCCCCAATCCAAAGGGGAGTTCGCACTCGGACAGGGACAGCGACTGAAGCTCGGTGGCGCCCGCGAACAGTCTCGGATCGAGGAATTCGATCTCTTGCAGCTCCAGCCGGGTCAGCCGTCCGAGCAGGTCGGGCAGCTCGCTCAGTTCCCGCAGCTGCGCCTGGCCGGAGAGTGCGAGGTCGGTGAGGAGCGGCCACCGGTCGATCCCGTCGAGGCTCGCGTACCGGATCTGGCGTTCGAGCCGCAGCCCGGCCAGCCGTGGCCCCAGGGGCAGTTCGGCGAGGCTCTCGATGAGCAGGGGGTGGCCGATCCCGACGGTCCTGATGTCGGTCGCCTCCCGCAGGGGCTCCAGCGAGAGCTCCGGATCGAGCATGTGCAGGGAGATGTGTTCGAGACCGGGCCTGGCGACGGGTGACAGGTCCCGCAGTGCCGAACACCGGTTCAGATCCAGCTGTTTGAGCCGCCGGAGCGAGGCCAGCGGGGTGAGGTCGGTGAGATCCAGACTGCCGTAGAGGGAGACCCGTTCCACGTCCGGGACCAGGGTCAGCGGGGTGAGGTCCGAGTGGCTGCCGGTCACATGGACCAGCCGGATCTGGGGCACCAGCCGCAGGGCGTACAGCTGCTCCTCGGTGGTGGCGGTCAGGAACGCCATGTCCCACGACCGTGCCGCCAGCACCTCGCGCGCGTACTCCTCGGTGTCGAAGGCTCCCCAGGCGGCCGAGACCTGGAGGGCCACGGGCCACCGGCGGTCCTCCCGGAACCGCGAGATCACCTCGAACGCCGCGTCCCCCCGGATCGCCGCGGCCGTCCGTACCACCGCCCCCGCCTCGTACTCGTCCAGCCCGTCCGGGCCCGGCAGCAGTTCGAGGACCAGTTCGCCCACCTTCGCCAGCTTCTCCGCGTCGTCCAGGCCGCGCGGCGGCAGCAGTTCGCGGGTGCGGGCCTGGACGGACTGGCGGATCGCCGGGTCCAGCTCGGGCGCGTGCTCCAGGCAGGCCGCCGCCAGCAGCACCAGCCGGTGCCGCAGCTTGGGGGCCCGGTCGGCCCGTCTGAGCAACTGCTTGAGCAGCCGGGCCCGTTCGTCCGCGCGCGCGTGGCCCACCGCCATCTGGACCACGTCGTCCCAGGTGTCGTCGTGCGCGTTGGCTGCGAGCACGCCGAAGTCGCGGGACTCCACCGCCGCCTTCGCGCCCAGGTAGTCCTGGAAGGTGCGGTGCACGAAACCCACGGTGCCCGGGGCCGGTTCGCGCAGCAGTCCGCTGCGGATCAGGAGGTGGGCGAAGACCTGCTCCGGGGTGCCCCGCACCTGCGGCATCGCCGTGAGCCAGTCGGCGATCATCTCCCTGGCCTCGCCGTGCTCGGCCTCCACCTGGGCGTTGCGGATCAGCCAGTAGGCGAGCCGCTGCAGGAGCGCGGTCTGCTCCTCGCGGGTGAGCTCGACACCCTCCACGCCCGTGATCTCGCGTTCGGTGTCCCGCCGTACGAGCAGCATGTCCAGGGCCGCGTCGTACAGCTCCTTCCTGGCGCGCGGCAGCTGCATCCGGCGGTCCCGGTTGAGCGCGCACAGCAGGGCGCACATCAGCGGGTTGGTGGCGAGCCGGCCCAGATCGCGGCGGCTGCCGACGGCCTGGCGCAGCGAGGTCTCGTACGTGGCGAGCTGGGCGCGCTCGGGGTCGGCCAGGCACTCGCCGCGCGCCGCGTCGTGCCAGTGCCCGATGAAGCGGCGGATGTCGTCCCGCTCCATCGGCAGCAGCGAGTGGGCGGCGAAGCCCTGCCGGGAGAGCCAGTCCACGGGGACGGCCGAGGGGCGGGTGGTGACGACGTACCGGGCGTTCGGGTAGGCGGCGATCAGGGATTTCAGCCAGGTCTCGGTGCGGTGGCGCAGCCGGGTGGGGACCTCGTCGACGCCGTCCACCAGGACGAGCGCCCGTCCGTCGGCGAGCATCCGCTCGACCCATCCGGCGGGCGCCGCCCCGTGCAGCGGCACCCCGCCCGCCCGGAGGAAGTCGTCGGGCAGCGGGAGCGCGTCGGCGTGGGTGAAGGCGCGCAGCCGCAGCACGAAGGGGACGCACCGGTTCCAGTCCGCCAGCTCCCCGGTGAAGGTGCGCCGGGCGGCGTTCAGGGCGAGCCACTGCACCAGCGTGCTCTTGCCGGAGCCCGCGGGGCCGCGCAGCACCAGCCGGTCGGCGCCCGCGAGCGCCTGCTCGGCCTTGACGGCGACCTGGTCGCCGCGGGCGGGCCCGAAGTCCCCGCGCTCGCCGCTCACCGCGAGGCTGATGTAGGCGGTGTCGAGCGCCCACTCGCCGCGCGAGCGGCCGAGGGTCAGCCCGAAGAGTTCGAGGCGTCCGTGCGTCTCGGTCACATAGGCCGCGTACCGCTCCTCGAAGCCCAGGGCCGTGGCCTGCGGCCGCGGGCCGAGCCGGTCGCGCACCTCGGCCACCAGCCCGTACGTCCGCCCCGCCGCCCGCACCTGCTCCACCGCGGCCCGGGCGGCGAACGCGGGGTGCGCGGTCAGCTGCTCCACCACATGGGCGCAGCACAGCCCGAGCAGCTCCTCGTAGAGGGCCCCGCCCGGTCCCGGGTGCGGGCGGCGCAGCGCGTCCCGCAGCCGCTCGGGGTCCAGGCCGAGCGAGAACAGGTACTCCGGGGTGAGCTCGCCCGCCGCCGCGAGCGCGTCCGCCACGGCGTCCGCCGCCGCCGTCCGCTCGTGCTCCGGCAGCGGGCCGTACCCGGCCGCCAGGCGGCGCCCGAGCACCTTCGCCAGCCGTTCCGGCGAGGCGGGCCCCGGCAGCCGGCGGACCGGGGCGGGCACCAGGCCCGCCCCCGGCTTCGGGCTCAGCAGCGACTTGGCGACGGTGGAGACCACCGTGCCGGCCAGCCGTAAGAGTGCGACTTCCATGCCTGACACGGCAGTTGACCTCCAAGGGCCCCGGAGGAGGGGAATCCTACGCCGGTGGTCCGGCGCTCTCGCGGCGGACGGCGGACCGTCCTCGGCGCGCAGCCGCTCCTGGCACAGGCGTACGGTGAGATCCGGACACCGGTGCGGCCGGATCCGGACCATCCCGTATCGATCAGCAAGGACCTGCCCCATGCGCGCCACCGTCATCCACGCCCCGCACGACATCCGGGTGGAGGAGGTGGCCGACGCCGCCGTGCGGCTGCCCACCGACGCCGTGGTGCGGGTGCTGCGGGCCTGTATCTGCGGCAGCGACCTGTGGGCCTACCGGGGCGAGGCCGCCCGTCAGCCGGGGCAGCGGATCGGGCACGAGTTCCTCGGCGTGGTCGAGGACGCGGGCTCCGAGGTGAGCGGCTTCCGGGCCGGTGACCTGGTGGTCGCGCCCTTCATGTGGTCCGACGGCAGCTGCGAGTACTGCGCCGAGGGCCTCCAGACGTCCTGCACACAGGGCGGGTTCTGGGGCTCGGTGGGCTTCGACGGCGGCCAGGGCGAGGCGGTGCGGGTGCCGTTCGCCGACGGCACGCTCGTGAAGCTGCCCGCCGAGGCGGCCTCCGACGACCACCTCCTGACCGCCCTGCTCGCCCTCTCCGACGTGCTCGGCACCGGCCACCACGCGGCCGTCGGCGCGGGCGTGGGGCGCGGCTCCACGGTCGCCGTCGTCGGCGACGGGGCCGTCGGGCTCTGCGGGGTGCTGGCCGCCAAGCGGCTCGGCGCCGAGCGGATCATCGCGCTGGGGCGCCACCAGGTCCGTACCGACATCGCGCGGACCTTCGGCGCCACCGACGTCGTCGCCGAGCGCGGCGAGGCCGCCGTGGACGCGGTGCGCGAGCTGACCCGGGGCCAGGGCGCGCACGCCGTCATCGAGGCCGTCGGCACCGAGCAGTCGATGCGCACGGCCGTGGAGATCACCCGCGACGGCGGCTCCATCGGCTACGTCGGCGTCCCGCACGGCAGCGGCACCGGTCTCGACCTCGGCCTCATGTTCGACCGCAACATCTCGCTGCGCGGCGGCGTCGCCCCCGTCCGCGCCTACATCCCCGAGCTGCTCCCGGACGTGCTGTCCGGCGCGGTCGACCCGTCGCCGGTCTTCGACCTGACGACGGGCCTGGACGGCGTCCCCGCCGGATACAAGGCGATGGACGAGCGCACCGCCCTGAAGGTGCTGATCAAGCCGTAGGACGGCCGCCGGGCCGGGCCCGCGGTCCCGTGGTGTGGGGCCGGGCGGAGTGATCCGCCCGGCCCCCGTCCGCCCGGCCCCGGTGGGCGGGCCGGGTCCGGCCGGTTCAGCGCACGGCGTTGAGGGCGTTCACGACGCCCGCGCCGTAGAACCCGCTGTGGTGCCTGCCGCCCTCGCAGACCGCGTCCGCCTTGCCGTCCCCGTCGATGTCGTACGGGTCGGGGCAGGCGGTCGGGTCCGCGCCCGCCGCCAGCAGCGCCTTGATCTTCCAGGCGGGCGCGTGCGGATGCGCCGACTTCAGGAGCGCGGCCACCCCCACCACGTGCGGGGTCGCCATCGACGTGCCCGCCATGTAGGCCCACTTGCCGCCGGGCACCGGGCCCAGGATCAGCCCGCTGGTGGCGGGGGCCTGCGGCGGCTGGTACGCGGTGGAGTCGCCGCCGGGCGCGGCCACGTCGATCACGCCCAGGCCGTAGTTGGAGAACGAGGACTTCAGCCCCTTGGCCCCGGTCGAGGCGACCGTGACGACCCCCGGCAGCTGGGTCGGGATGTCGAAGCACCGGCTCGGGTCGATCGTGCGGTCGCCGGGCGTGCTGTCGTTGGGGCTGGCCGGGTCGGTGATCGAGTCGGCCGCGAGGTCGTAGCTCTCGTTGCCGGCCGCGGCCACGTTCACCGTGCCCTTGGACTCGGCGTACCGGCTGGCCCGGGTGATCGCCTCGACCAGCGCCTTCTGGTCCGGGTCGGCCGTGCAGTTGAAGTACCAGGGGTCGGTGTAATAGCTGTTGTTGGTGACGTCGATGCCGTGGTCGGCGGCCCACATGAAGCCGCAGACGACGGCCTCCGTGTAGAAGAAGCCGCCGCCCTGGGTCGCGACCTTGATGGCGGCGACCTTCACCCCGGGCGCCACCCCGGTCACGCCGACGCCGTTCTTCGCCGCGGCTATCTCGCCCGCCACGTGCGTGCCGTGCGGGGAGCCGCCGGTGGCGAACGGCCGCCAGGCGCCGTCGCTGGTGTCCGGCTTGCCGCCGATGCAGCTGACCGACTTGGCGCGGTCGAAGTTGGGCGCGATGTCGGGGTGGGTGTCGTCCACGCCCGTGTCGATCACGCCCACGGTGACCCTGGAGCTGCCCAGGGTCTTCTCGTGCGCCTTGTCGGCCTTGATGGCCTTCAGGTCCCACTGGAGCGGCTCCAGCGGGTCCTCACCGGCGGCGGCCCCGGCGGAGGCGGCCCGCACCTCCTCGGCGGTGAGCTCCTTGGGCGCGCCCACGTCGGTGGTGCTCTGGGCGGGCAGCGGCGCGGTCCTGGTGGCCCCGGCCGACGCCACGCCCCGGACCGCCCGCAGCTTCTTGGCGAAGTCGGGGTCGGCCGAGTGGACGACGACCACCCCGATCCGGTCGTACGCCTGCACGACCGTCCCGCCGGCCGCCTCGATCGCTTTGCGGACCCGGGACGAATTCCCCTGTCCCTCGCGGAGGTTGACGACATAGCTGAGCGTGGCCGCGTCGGCCGGAGCGGCCGACGCCCTGGTGGCCGCCTCGGCGGCGGGCGCCGCCGAGGCCGCGCCCGGCAGGATGGCCAGGGCCGTGATCGTCGCCATGCCGACGGATGCGGCGATCACGCGGTGCGTACGGGAGAAGTGCAACGTCATGGAAGCTCCATGTGGTTGGCGGATGTCTCGGTACGTACGGGAACGTGCGGTGGGGCCGCGGGCCGCTACTCGGTGACCGCGTGGAGCGCGCTCACCACGCCCCGGCCGTAGAAGCCGTTGACGCGCTTGCCGCCCTCACAGGTGGAGTCCTGCACCCCGTTGCCGTCCGGGTCGTACAGGCCGGTGGGGCAGCCCGGGTTGACGGCCTGCTCCTTGAGCAGCTGCCGCAGCTCGGCCGGGGACGCCCACGGGTGCTTGGACTTCAGCAGCGCGGCGACGCCCACCACGTGCGGGGTGGCCATCGAGGTGCCCTGCTTGTAGCCGTACTGCCCGCCGGGGAGCGTCGAGAGGATGCGGCCGTTCTTGTCCGGGGTGTCCGGGATCTGGTACTTGTCGCCGCCGGGCGCCGCCACGTCGACCTGCCCCAGGCCGTAGCTGGAGTAGTACGACTTGATGCCCTGCACGCCGGTCGCGGAGACCGTGACGACCCCGGGCAGCTGGGCCGGGATGTCGGGGCAGAGCGCCGGGTCGACGGTGGTCTGCGGGTGCGGCGCGGGCTGGTCGTCCGGGCTGCTGGTGTCGGTGATGGCGTGCTTGGACAGGTCGTAGTTCTCGTTGCCCGCCGCCGCCACGTTCAGGACGCCCTTGTGCTCGGCGTACCGGGTGGCCCGGGTCACCGCGTCGAGCAGCGCCTTCTGGTCCGGGTCGCTCTTGCAGTTGAAGTACCAGGGGTCCACGTAATAGCTGTTGTTGGTGACGTCGATGTGGTGCTCGGCGGCGAAGACGAACCCGCAGACCACGGCCTCGGTGAAGAACAGCCCGCTGCCCTGCTCGGCGACCTTGATCCCGGCCACCTTGACGCCCGGCGCGACACCGGCCACGCCGATCCCGTTGCGGGCCGCCGCGATCTCGCCCGCCACGTGCGTGCCGTGGTCGCTGCCGCCCACGTACGGCCGCCAGGCGCCCGGCGAGGTGTCCGCGACGCCGCCCACGCAGTTGGCCGACTGGGCGGCGGAGAAGTTGGGCGCCAGGTCCGGGTGGGTGTCGTCGACACCCGTGTCGATCACGCCCACGGTGACCCGGCGGCTGCCCGGATAGATCGTGGCGGCCTTGTCGGCGCCGATCGCCCGCAGGTCCCACTGGTTGGCCTCCAGCGGCTCCTGGCCGGGCCCGGCGGCGGCCGTGGCCCGGGCCGCCTCGGCCGGGGTGAGGGTCTGGGTGCTGCCCTCCTCGGTGGTGGCCAGCGACTTCAGGGGCGCGGTGCGGGTGGCGCCGGCCGAGGAGACGCCCCTGGCCCGGCGTATCTCCTGGGCGAACGCGGGGTTCGAGGAGTGCGCCACGACCACGCCTATCCGGTCGTACGAGACGACGACCGTGCCGCCCGCCTTCGCTATCGCCTTCTGCACCCGTGCGGAAGTGCCGTGCCCGCCCGTGGTGTTGACCACGTACGACAGGTTCGGGCCATCGGCGGCGGCCGGGGCGGCCGAGGCCGTGCCCGCCGGCAGGAAGCCGAGCGAGGCCGTGAGCGCGAGGCCGGCGGGGAGGGCGAGGGCCCGACGCCGTCCGGATCCCAGATGAGCCATGGGTTCTCCACATCATCCGTCAGAGCCGTCCGCCCGCGGTCGCGGGTGGACGGGTACATGACCAGCGAAGCTATCGCTGATCATGCTGGCTCATCAACGAGTTGGGACGTCTCGGTCCGAGAACGTTGTGCGAGCGCTGTGAAGGAACCCGGGGCGCGGGCGCGGAGAAAAACGACCGGTCTGAACCGAGACGCGACGCCCTCCGTGCCGTTGTCAGGGGGACCACCATCACCCCGTCCCCGACAGTGAGGTCCCCCTTGACGTCCATCCCCACCGCACCCGCACCGCGAGGAGACTCCGTGGCCACCGACGCGCCACCGCCCGAGGGCGGCATCGACACCCGCCCCGCCCAGCCCCCCACCGAGAAGTTCGTCGAGGTGCAGGCGAGCGAGGAGTTCGCCGAACTGCGCCGCACCCACCGCCGGTTCGCCTTCCCGCTCACCGTCGCCTTCATCGGCTGGTACCTGCTCTACGTCCTGCTGTCGAACTACGCGGACGGCTTCATGGGCCACAAGCTGTTCGGCAACATCAACGTGGCGCTCGTCTTCGGCCTCGCCCAATTCCTCACCACCTTCCTCATCGCCTGGTTCTACTCGCGGTACGCGGCCACCAAGCTCGACCCGCGCTCCGAGGCGATCAAGTCCCGCATGGAGGCCGACGCATGAGCGCCCCGTACGCCCGGCTGCCGCTCGCGGCGACCGCCACCAGCGAGCACCGGCCGCTGATCATCACGCTCTTCGCGGTGTTCGTCGTCGCGACCCTGGTCATCACCGTCTGGGCGGGCCGCCAGACCAGGAGCGCCGCCGACTTCTACGCGGGCGGGCGCCAGTTCACCGCCTTCCAGAACGGACTCGCGGTCTCCGGCGACTACATGTCCGCCGCGTCCTTCCTCGGCATCGCGGGAGCCATCGCGCTCTTCGGCTACGACGGCTTCCTGTACTCCATCGGCTTCCTGGTCGCCTGGCTGGTGGCGCTGCTCCTGGTCGCCGAACCGCTGCGCAACTCCGGCCGCTACACCATGGGCGACGTCCTCGCCTACCGGATGCGCCAGCGGCCCGTACGGACCGCGGCCGGCACCTCCACCATCGTCGTCTCGATCTTCTACCTGCTGGCCCAGATGGCCGGCGCCGGTGTGCTGGTCTCGCTGCTGCTCGGCATCACCAGCGACGCGGGCAAGATCCTGATCGTCGCCCTGGTGGGTGTGCTCATGATCGTGTACGTGACGATCGGCGGGATGAAGGGCACCACCTGGGTCCAGATGGTCAAGGCGGTCCTGCTGATCGCGGGCACCATCCTGATCACCTTCCTGATCCTGCTGAAGTTCCACTTCAACCTCTCGGACCTGCTCGGCAAGGCCGCCGAGAACAGCGGCAAGGGCAGCGCCTTCCTGGAGCCCGGCCTCAAGTACGGCAAGACCGGTACCTCCAAGCTGGACTTCATCTCGCTCGGCATCGCGCTGGTGCTGGGCACCGCCGGTCTGCCGCACATCCTGATCCGCTTCTACACCGTCCCCACGGCCAAGGCCGCCCGGAAGTCGGTCAACTGGGCCATCGGCATCATCGGCGCCTTCTACCTGATGACGATCGTGCTCGGCTTCGGCGCCGCCGCCCTGCTGAAACCCGCCGACATCATCGCCTCCAACCCGGCGGGCAACACGGCGGCGCCGCTCGCGGCCCTGGAGATCGGCGGCGGCAGCGGCTCCAACGGGGGCGCGATCCTGCTCGCGGTGATCTCGGCGGTCGCCTTCGCCACGATCCTCGCGGTCGTCGCGGGCCTCACCCTCGCCTCCTCGTCCTCCTTCGCGCACGACATCTACGCCAACGTCATCCGCAAGGGGAAGGCCACCGAGCAGGAGGAGGTGCGGGCCGCGCGCTGGGCGACCGTCTTCATCGGCGCCGTCGCCATCGTGCTCGGCGCCTTCGCCCGCGATCTGAACGTCGCCGGTCTGGTGGCGCTCGCCTTCGCGGTCGCCGCCTCCGCCAACCTGCCGACCATCCTCTACAGCCTCTTCTGGAAGCGGTTCACCACCCAGGGCGCGCTGTGGTCGATCTACGGCGGGCTGACCACGGCCGTCGTCCTGGTCCTCTTCTCGCCGGTGGTCTCCGGCAACCCGAAGACGTCCATGTTCAAGGGCGTCGACTTCCACTGGTTCCCGCTGGAGAACCCCGGCCTGATCTCGATCCCCGTCGGCTTCCTGCTCGGCGTGATCGGATCGCTCCTGTCCAAGGAGGAGCCGGACGCCGGCAAGTACGCCGAACTGGAGGTCAAGTCCCTCACCGGAGTCGGCGCCCACTAGGCGCCCCGCACCGGTACGGGCCGCGGTCGCGTCGTAGGACCCTACGACGCGACCGCGCCGCACCTCGTGCCAAACGGCCCCCGCTGTTGTCCCCCCTCTCGCGTAGGCTCGGCCGTATACACCAACCGCTCATCGGGGGAGGGGGCCCACAGTGCTCATCGACACATACGGCCGTGTGGCCACTGACCTGCGCGTCTCACTCACGGACCGCTGCAATCTGCGGTGTACGTACTGCATGCCGGAAGAGGGCCTGCAGTGGCTGGCCAAGCCGGATCTGCTCACCGACGACGAGATCGTCCGGCTGATCCGCATCGCCGTGAGCGACCTCGGGGTCACCGAGGTCCGCTTCACCGGCGGCGAGCCCCTGCTGCGGCCCGGCCTGGTCGGCATCGTGGAGCGCTGCGCGGCCCTGGAGCCCCGCCCCCGGATGTCGATCACCACCAACGGCATCGGCCTGAAGCGCACCGCCGCCGCACTGAAATCGGCCGGTCTGGACCGGGTCAACGTCTCCCTCGACACCCTGCGGCCCGAGGTCTTCAAGACCCTCACCCGCCGCGACCGCCACCAGGACGTCATCGAGGGCATGGAGGCGGCCCGCGCCGCCGGGCTCACCCCGGTCAAGGTCAACGCGGTCCTGATGCCCGGGCTCAACGAGGACGAGGCCCCCGACCTGCTGGCCTGGGCCGTGGAGCACGGCTATGAGCTGCGGTTCATCGAGCAGATGCCGCTCGACGCCCAGCACGGCTGGAAGCGCGACGGCATGATCACCGCCGGCGACATCCTGGCCTCGCTGCGCACCAGGTTCACGCTCACCCCCGAGGACGACGGCGCCCGCGGCTCCGCGCCCGCCGAGCGCTGGGTGGTGGACGGCGGACCGCACCGGGTCGGCGTCATCGCCTCGGTGACCCGCCCGTTCTGCGCGGCCTGCGACCGGACCCGGCTCACCGCCGACGGCCAGGTGCGCACCTGCCTCTTCGCCCGCGAGGAGTCCGATCTGCGCGCGGCCCTGCGCTCGGGCGCGGCGGACGAGGAGATCGCCCGGCTGTGGCAGGTGGCGATGTGGGGAAAGAAGGCCGGATCCGGTCTGGACGACCCGGCCTTCCTCCAGCCCGACCGCCCGATGTCAGCGATCGGCGGCTGACTCCCACTCCACGAGCGGGACCACGTCCTTCAGGAAGCCGCGCACCCCGAGGAACTGGGAGAGGTGCTCGCGGTGCTCGTCGCACGCGAGCCACGTCTTGCGCCGCTCCGGCGTGTGCAGTTTCGGGTTGTTCCAGGCCAGCACCCATATGGCCGCGGCGCGGCAGCCCTTGGCGGAGCAGGTGGGCGTCTCGTCGGCGATCTCGTCACTCACGGATACATTCTGCGCCATGAGCGGGGGGTGACATGGCGACGCCGAGCAGCCACGGGGGGAGCTGCCCGGCGTCGGTCCGTCGCTCCGACGGGGGATGCGGAGCGCCTACGCAGTATGTCACGGGGGACCCGGTGTGGTGCACCGTAACTTCATGATTGATCTGAGCTTTTCTTGAGCTTTGCAGACTGTGACGGATCAGGTCTGCTCGCGTGACCACGGTTCGTGGTCAGGGCCTCCGGGGCCCGCCGCGGGTTCCGCCGGACCGCCCACCGGAGCCGCTCCGAGCATCGGCCGGGCCGGTGCCGGGATGTACGTCGAGGGCAGCGAGGGCACGTTCTCCCGGCCCGCGTTGGCGATCACCACCGCCACATAGGGGAGCAGGGCCCCCAACACCAGGGTCACGATTGCGACAGGGCGTTCGATGTTCCACAGGACTGCCGTCAGGACGACCGACAGCGTACGGATCGACATCGAGATCACATAGCGCCGCTGGCGCCCCCGCACGTCCTCGGCGAGTCCCTGCCGGGCCCCGGTGATCCGGAAGACCTCGGCTCCGCTCCGCTTCCGCATCACGCTCCACCACCCGACTCCATGCCGGACTCTCCCCGGTCCGGACTCTTCACACGGTACGCCCGGGGTCCGCCGCATTCGAGACCGGGTCGGGTCCGGCCTGC includes:
- a CDS encoding S8 family serine peptidase — encoded protein: MAHLGSGRRRALALPAGLALTASLGFLPAGTASAAPAAADGPNLSYVVNTTGGHGTSARVQKAIAKAGGTVVVSYDRIGVVVAHSSNPAFAQEIRRARGVSSAGATRTAPLKSLATTEEGSTQTLTPAEAARATAAAGPGQEPLEANQWDLRAIGADKAATIYPGSRRVTVGVIDTGVDDTHPDLAPNFSAAQSANCVGGVADTSPGAWRPYVGGSDHGTHVAGEIAAARNGIGVAGVAPGVKVAGIKVAEQGSGLFFTEAVVCGFVFAAEHHIDVTNNSYYVDPWYFNCKSDPDQKALLDAVTRATRYAEHKGVLNVAAAGNENYDLSKHAITDTSSPDDQPAPHPQTTVDPALCPDIPAQLPGVVTVSATGVQGIKSYYSSYGLGQVDVAAPGGDKYQIPDTPDKNGRILSTLPGGQYGYKQGTSMATPHVVGVAALLKSKHPWASPAELRQLLKEQAVNPGCPTGLYDPDGNGVQDSTCEGGKRVNGFYGRGVVSALHAVTE
- a CDS encoding DUF3099 domain-containing protein, which translates into the protein MRKRSGAEVFRITGARQGLAEDVRGRQRRYVISMSIRTLSVVLTAVLWNIERPVAIVTLVLGALLPYVAVVIANAGRENVPSLPSTYIPAPARPMLGAAPVGGPAEPAAGPGGPDHEPWSREQT
- a CDS encoding DUF485 domain-containing protein; protein product: MATDAPPPEGGIDTRPAQPPTEKFVEVQASEEFAELRRTHRRFAFPLTVAFIGWYLLYVLLSNYADGFMGHKLFGNINVALVFGLAQFLTTFLIAWFYSRYAATKLDPRSEAIKSRMEADA
- a CDS encoding NACHT domain-containing NTPase, with protein sequence MEVALLRLAGTVVSTVAKSLLSPKPGAGLVPAPVRRLPGPASPERLAKVLGRRLAAGYGPLPEHERTAAADAVADALAAAGELTPEYLFSLGLDPERLRDALRRPHPGPGGALYEELLGLCCAHVVEQLTAHPAFAARAAVEQVRAAGRTYGLVAEVRDRLGPRPQATALGFEERYAAYVTETHGRLELFGLTLGRSRGEWALDTAYISLAVSGERGDFGPARGDQVAVKAEQALAGADRLVLRGPAGSGKSTLVQWLALNAARRTFTGELADWNRCVPFVLRLRAFTHADALPLPDDFLRAGGVPLHGAAPAGWVERMLADGRALVLVDGVDEVPTRLRHRTETWLKSLIAAYPNARYVVTTRPSAVPVDWLSRQGFAAHSLLPMERDDIRRFIGHWHDAARGECLADPERAQLATYETSLRQAVGSRRDLGRLATNPLMCALLCALNRDRRMQLPRARKELYDAALDMLLVRRDTEREITGVEGVELTREEQTALLQRLAYWLIRNAQVEAEHGEAREMIADWLTAMPQVRGTPEQVFAHLLIRSGLLREPAPGTVGFVHRTFQDYLGAKAAVESRDFGVLAANAHDDTWDDVVQMAVGHARADERARLLKQLLRRADRAPKLRHRLVLLAAACLEHAPELDPAIRQSVQARTRELLPPRGLDDAEKLAKVGELVLELLPGPDGLDEYEAGAVVRTAAAIRGDAAFEVISRFREDRRWPVALQVSAAWGAFDTEEYAREVLAARSWDMAFLTATTEEQLYALRLVPQIRLVHVTGSHSDLTPLTLVPDVERVSLYGSLDLTDLTPLASLRRLKQLDLNRCSALRDLSPVARPGLEHISLHMLDPELSLEPLREATDIRTVGIGHPLLIESLAELPLGPRLAGLRLERQIRYASLDGIDRWPLLTDLALSGQAQLRELSELPDLLGRLTRLELQEIEFLDPRLFAGATELQSLSLSECELPFGLGALRDFPRLTRVSLSRSTTAGGPVDLAPLGDLPALTVSVPDDLTLTGADRIPPERLRIQRTRP
- a CDS encoding zinc-dependent alcohol dehydrogenase family protein gives rise to the protein MRATVIHAPHDIRVEEVADAAVRLPTDAVVRVLRACICGSDLWAYRGEAARQPGQRIGHEFLGVVEDAGSEVSGFRAGDLVVAPFMWSDGSCEYCAEGLQTSCTQGGFWGSVGFDGGQGEAVRVPFADGTLVKLPAEAASDDHLLTALLALSDVLGTGHHAAVGAGVGRGSTVAVVGDGAVGLCGVLAAKRLGAERIIALGRHQVRTDIARTFGATDVVAERGEAAVDAVRELTRGQGAHAVIEAVGTEQSMRTAVEITRDGGSIGYVGVPHGSGTGLDLGLMFDRNISLRGGVAPVRAYIPELLPDVLSGAVDPSPVFDLTTGLDGVPAGYKAMDERTALKVLIKP
- a CDS encoding S8 family serine peptidase; amino-acid sequence: MTLHFSRTHRVIAASVGMATITALAILPGAASAAPAAEAATRASAAPADAATLSYVVNLREGQGNSSRVRKAIEAAGGTVVQAYDRIGVVVVHSADPDFAKKLRAVRGVASAGATRTAPLPAQSTTDVGAPKELTAEEVRAASAGAAAGEDPLEPLQWDLKAIKADKAHEKTLGSSRVTVGVIDTGVDDTHPDIAPNFDRAKSVSCIGGKPDTSDGAWRPFATGGSPHGTHVAGEIAAAKNGVGVTGVAPGVKVAAIKVATQGGGFFYTEAVVCGFMWAADHGIDVTNNSYYTDPWYFNCTADPDQKALVEAITRASRYAESKGTVNVAAAGNESYDLAADSITDPASPNDSTPGDRTIDPSRCFDIPTQLPGVVTVASTGAKGLKSSFSNYGLGVIDVAAPGGDSTAYQPPQAPATSGLILGPVPGGKWAYMAGTSMATPHVVGVAALLKSAHPHAPAWKIKALLAAGADPTACPDPYDIDGDGKADAVCEGGRHHSGFYGAGVVNALNAVR
- the moaA gene encoding GTP 3',8-cyclase MoaA, coding for MLIDTYGRVATDLRVSLTDRCNLRCTYCMPEEGLQWLAKPDLLTDDEIVRLIRIAVSDLGVTEVRFTGGEPLLRPGLVGIVERCAALEPRPRMSITTNGIGLKRTAAALKSAGLDRVNVSLDTLRPEVFKTLTRRDRHQDVIEGMEAARAAGLTPVKVNAVLMPGLNEDEAPDLLAWAVEHGYELRFIEQMPLDAQHGWKRDGMITAGDILASLRTRFTLTPEDDGARGSAPAERWVVDGGPHRVGVIASVTRPFCAACDRTRLTADGQVRTCLFAREESDLRAALRSGAADEEIARLWQVAMWGKKAGSGLDDPAFLQPDRPMSAIGG
- a CDS encoding cation acetate symporter, giving the protein MSAPYARLPLAATATSEHRPLIITLFAVFVVATLVITVWAGRQTRSAADFYAGGRQFTAFQNGLAVSGDYMSAASFLGIAGAIALFGYDGFLYSIGFLVAWLVALLLVAEPLRNSGRYTMGDVLAYRMRQRPVRTAAGTSTIVVSIFYLLAQMAGAGVLVSLLLGITSDAGKILIVALVGVLMIVYVTIGGMKGTTWVQMVKAVLLIAGTILITFLILLKFHFNLSDLLGKAAENSGKGSAFLEPGLKYGKTGTSKLDFISLGIALVLGTAGLPHILIRFYTVPTAKAARKSVNWAIGIIGAFYLMTIVLGFGAAALLKPADIIASNPAGNTAAPLAALEIGGGSGSNGGAILLAVISAVAFATILAVVAGLTLASSSSFAHDIYANVIRKGKATEQEEVRAARWATVFIGAVAIVLGAFARDLNVAGLVALAFAVAASANLPTILYSLFWKRFTTQGALWSIYGGLTTAVVLVLFSPVVSGNPKTSMFKGVDFHWFPLENPGLISIPVGFLLGVIGSLLSKEEPDAGKYAELEVKSLTGVGAH